TTGTTATGCAGGAAAAAGCAAGAGTAGGATTTTTCAATCTATTAAAGATAGGGTGTGGAgtaatgttgactgcgtttttagccaacgacgtgagaacgtcaataacgacaagccttcaagagaaataaaaacgacaacagacggtataaacaagaaaagtaaataacacaggagatttttatagtggttcagccccgattgtcgataatagcctaatccacttagagttgtgatttatagatccgtactcaagatcagatggactgggccaactgagtttcttcagtacagattgtgaaaatacaagaattctctctaatttcagcactttctctctctagaatagacagtcccaactttctctctctagaaagaagaagcagaagaagcccctctctcatcccataagctctctatttataggcctgggatcctcaactgatattcccttatgatagggatattttattatatttattacattttttacatttaaacattcaaaattcgaaatgtaacaaaccccccatttgtgggaagaatgagagattcccgcatatgttgttggagttgtgtctgacttagtctcctctagctagttggtccacctcctactcactacccatgcaagtgctggttgaacatgcatggtggtaggatatacatggtgggttgaacgtgcatggtggtaggatatgcatgggggtaggacatgtttttggtgggttgaacgtgcatggtagtaggacatgcacttctctcctctaacatagtactctcctctagcatgccatgttcctccttgaaccaatctccttgcttctcctcgaaccaaggtggtccgaggcaacctccttggcacctcaccttggacaacattgaggcaacctcaccttggacaacattgaggcaacctcctttagcatcttccaaacatgtccgatcgaacattgtataggctctccttatcaaaatctaagtctccttcctcttgcatgagactcctcctccttagctatttaccttggacacgttcgagccaacacttaggaaaccttgggaggcttgcctcctacacacccttggggtctcttaggaccacatcctccttggggtctcctaggaccactccccttagctcttctAGAGGTAGAGAGGTCTTTTTAAAGTCTGTTATTAAGGAATACCCACCTATGCGATGAATCTTTTCAGAATGCCAGCGTCTCTAATCAATGAATTTCATGGGCTATGTGCTCGGTTTTGGTGGGGTGGTAATGATAAGCAACAGAAAATGCATTGGTGCAAGTGGGAACAGTTGTGTTGGCATAAGTCTGATGGAGGATTGGGGTTCCGCAGCCTGTTTCATTTTAATCAAGCACTCCTTGCCAAACAAGTAGCTAGACTCTAAAACTCACCCCAATCTCTCACTGCTAGAGTTATGAAAGGTTTGTACTTTCCCACTATGTCCTTTCTTAATGCGAAAGTATCTCAAAGGTCCTCTTTTATGTGAAGTAGCATCATGTAGGGCAGAAAAATCTTCCTGAAGGGACCTAGATGGATTGTGCGCAATGGTCAAGCTATTAATGTTACTCAAGATTGCTGGATCCCTAAAAAAGGTGGCAGCAAGGCTCTATCTTTCTCTAGAGCAGCGAGCTTCAATGTAAGCTTTTTAAAGATGCCCTCAGGGGAGTGGAATGTAGACTTGATTCACCACTCTTTCGGCATTGAGGAAGCTCGAGCTATCCTATCTATCCCATATTCAATCTCCCATGGACATGACTATCTTGAATGACATCGCAATGAGTCAGGTATTTACACTATTAAGAGTGGTTATTGGTTTGTTGTGAGGGAGTGTGGTTTAGGACAAAGTTCAACTTCAACGGACATGCCCAAGTGGTGGTAGTTTCTGTGGTCTCTGTCCATTCCTCCTAAAGTGAAGAACTTTGTATGGAAAGCGACACTGGATTTCATTCCCACTTATGTCAACTTGTTTAGACATGGACTTTTTTTGGATATTACTTGTCCTCTCTGCAGGAGAGAACCTAAGACAATTCTTCATTCCCTTTGGGGTTGTTCCTCCTTAAAGAGTGTTAGAAATGGTTGGccaatccttgagttggagagattcAGAAAGAGCTCAAACTTTTATGTCATGATGGTTGATTGTATGGATAACCTTATTAAACTTGAGATGGAACAATTGCTAACTCTTTGTTGGAGAATTTTGTATAAGAGAAATAAGGTTTTTCATGACAATATTTGGCTCACTGGCCCATTTGTGTCCTCATGGGCGCTAGACTATCTCAGCAGGTTTCACGATGCCCATGTGATGACCACGAGTGGGAGGGTTGTGGAGACAGAAATAGACTCAATGGATCCGATGTGATTCTTTTGGAAGATGATGTCGTCTTGTTGCATATGGACGTTGGCAAAGATGAGGGAAGAATGAAGATAGGACTGGGTGCTGTTATTTTTGGGATCGCTCATCAAGATATTGCATGTAAGGCTACACCACTTGTCTCAACAATGGCACCTCATATGGTGGAGGCTTCAACTGTGATTCAGGGCCTCTCTCTATGTCTTAAAATAGACTGCCTAAGGGTATGCCTACCAATTCTTAATAACTCAGGGTCTGTCTCATAGTTTTGTTTGCTGATTATGGACATTATATTAGTTTGGGCAATAAGCTTAATATTGTGTCTATTCAACATTGCAATCGCTCAAATAATAATGTAGCTCATTCCCTAGCTCAGCTGGCCCTTTCTGTGGAGGTGGTCAAAATTTGGTGGCCAGGACTCCCTGTGTGTCTCTAGCCTTAATCCTTGATGTTTATTCTGTAGCTTTGATTGGTAAAGATTTCATTAATGAAACCTCTTtttcactaaaaaaaaaatatgattaattaatgaattagcACTTTAAAGTTTTAATAAGACTGCCTTATTATGTGTAGGTCTTAGGCATATTTAGAaagtaattaatatatattaacaatttacaagaaataaagaaaaaaattataatttttttttattttagttaaataacTTATGATATGTCATAGATTTTTGCTTGTTAGATTAATACAAAgcaatattattaaacaaattgtAAACAATGTATTAGGAAAATATATTTATTGCATTTTAGTTACATTAGTTACAACTGATTGTATtgtatttttcctttctttctgctTTTCTGTTTTTAGTTTATTACCGTTTTTTTGTCTTTTAGTAAATTGGTTTTAACCAATTCGGTTAAACCAGTCTTGGTGCTTAACACAGATTAGCTTATAAATAGGTTTGTAATGATCAAGTTTATTCAATAACAATTAGTAAGAAATTCATTCAATCTCTGTTTCACAATATGGTACCAGAGAGGGAAGGTTAAGCTTTCCCTGTTCGATCCGATTCTCCGGCCACATGCGTTCCAGCTCCGGCGTCGTCGTGCACACTCACTCTCTCGACTTCTCCTTCATCATTCCACTGTATCTCACTCCATTAATCTGTTCGACTGTATCTGCGTCCTTGTTTTTCAGAAATGGCGACAAATCCTCAAGTTTACTCTCCGTCCGATCAGAGTTCGACTCCTCCAGGCGATCCTCAAACTCCTTCGATTCAGAGTAATCCAAGTCTTTCCGCTGCTGCAATCAAGAATCCTCTTGAAGATCCAGCTAATCCCTACTTCTTGCATCACGGAGATAACCCTGGGAATACGTTAGTTTCACAGCTCTTAACCGGACAAGACAACTATGTGTCTTGGAGCAGAGCAATGCAATTGGCTATCTCAGTGAAGAACAAGATTGGATTCTTGGACGGTTCGATTCCTAAACCATCTATTTCTGATCAAAGTCTTTACACTGCTTGGATTAGGAACAATAATATGGTAATTTCTTGGATCTTAAACTCTGTTTCTAAAGAAATCTCTTCCAGTATATTGTATGATGAATCGGCTTCGGCCATTTGGTTAGATCTGAAAACTCGATTTCATCAACGTAATGGTACTCATATTTTCAATTTGAGGAAAGATCTAATGAATCTAAAGCAGGAAAACCAAACTGTTAGTATGTACTTCACTAGACTCAAAACCATATGGGAGGAGTTGACCAATTACAGGCCCAACTGTACATGCCTCGGATGCACTTGTGGAGGAGTCAAGAAACTCCAAGAACACTACAACATGGAGTATATTATGTCCTTTCTCATGGGACTCTCTGATGCTTACTCTCAAGTTCGAGGTAGTATACTACTCATGGACCCACTGCCAGAAGTAAACCGAGTCTTCCACTTGGTGACACAAGAAGAACTTCAAAAAGGAGGTACATCTACAAACTCAGATCCTAACAATAACAGTGCTATGGCTTTTGCTTTTAGAGGTGAAAAGAACACAAATTCAAGAAGTGATAATCAGATTCCGAAAGGTCATTCTCAAAAAAGGAATAGGCCATTCTGCACTCACTGCAATGTTCTTGGACACACCATAGAACGATGCTACAAGATTCATGGATACCCTCCAGGGTATAACAAGCAGCAAAAGTCCAATGAAGCCAATGCAAATCAGATAAATACTGGTGATGTTCCTAACACAGTTTCTACAGAAAGTCACACTCTTCTGCCACAATTGACAACCACTCAATATCAGCAATTGCTGAATCTGCTTGCTACTCAACAATCTGGTATGAATAATTTGGAACCATCAACCTCGATAGGTAACTCAGGTATCATCCTATCTCATAACTCTAAAATTCTTCCTTTGAATAACACATGGATCATAGATTCAGGAGCAACACGTCATATTTGTGCAAATATAAATATGTTTCAATATGTATGCAAGACTGCTACTACTAAACTTATTTTGCCTAATAATGAAAGTGTATATGTGTCTCAAAGGGGATCTGTACTTCTTAATGGTAAAATCATGCTTCATGATGTTCTGTATGTGCCTACCTTCAACTATAATATAATTTCAGTAAGTTCTCTTACTAAAAATGCCTTTGTTAATATGCATTTTACATCTGAGTCCTTTGTCATACAGGACAATGTCAGCAAGATGATGATTGGAAAGGGTAGTGTCCTCAACAATTTATACGTTCTTGATGCTACACCAACATCCTCACCAACTTTATCTGTTTCTGTTGAGACCTGGCACTCACGCCTTGGTCATCTTTCCAATAAACGATTAGATTTTCTTAAGGATGAACTACATTGTAACTCTTCTGTTTTGAATAAATGTGAACCATGTTATGTTTGTCCAAAAGCTAAACAAAAGAAACTCTCTTTTAGTAGCAATAACAGGTTTGCAAATAAAATTTTCGATTTGATtcattgtgatgtttggggtccaTATCATGTTACTTCACATACTAATCATAGGTACTTTCTGACTTTGGTTGATGATTATTCAAGGTTCACTTGGATATATTTGATGCAATATAAATCTGATGCATTGACTATTATTCCCAATTTTCTTTCATATGTCCAGACACATTTTAACTGTGTTTTTAAAACTTTTAGATCGGATAATGCTCCTGAATTGACctttaaagattttttttttaagcatGGCATATTGCATGAGTTCACATGTATTGAAACACCTGAACAAAATGCTGTTGTAGAAAGAAAACACCAGCATTTATTAAATGTGGCACGAGCTTTATATTTTCAGGCCAAAATACCAATTAAATTTTGGTCAGATTGTGTTTTGACTGCAGCTTATATTATCAATAGAATTGCAACACCCTTACTGAAAAATAAAACCCCTTTTGAATTACTTTTCAGTAAGAAACCTGAGTATGACCATTTAAGATCTTTTGGCTGCTTAGTTTTTGCATCAACTTTATCTGCCCATAGGAATAAATTTTCACCTAGAGCTAGAACTTGTGTTTTCATTGGGTATCCACAAGGAGTTAAAGGATATAAACTGTATGATATCAatgaaaaacaagttttcatttCTCGTAATGTTGtgtttcatgaaaatatttttcctttaaataaactAAATTCTGATAACTCATGTATGGATCCTTTCTCTCAATTGGTTCTGCCTAACCCCATTtcattaaatgaattatgtgattATCCAAATATGCATGGCCCTACTGATCCTTCTTCTCAGGAACAAGAATCCAAGTTATCAGCAGATCCTGATGTTGATATTCAACCTTCTCCTACACCTTCAGATGACTCATCACAGGAACAACTTCCTGTTGCTCCTAGGAGATCCAACAGAACTACTAAGACTCCAGCTTATCTTAGAGACTTTGAATGCTATTCAGCTATTCAAGACAACTCATCTACTCCACATCCAATGTCTAAATTTATATCATATGACCTTTTATCAGAttcttacaaaaattttgtttttgCAGTATCTTCTCAAAAGGAGCCAAACAGTTATCATGAGGCCATACAGCATGATCACTGGATCAAAGCTATGCAGCAGGAATTAAATGCACTTACTACCAACAATACCTGGACTCTCACAGAACTACCAAGTAACAAAAGAGCAATAGGGTGTCGTTGGGTGTATAAAGTGAAGTATAATAGTGATGGGAGTATAGAACGGTATAAAGCCCGTCTTGTTGCGCAAGGTTACACGCAACAAGAAGGGCTTGACTTTTTTGATACCTTTTCTCCTGTTGCAAAGATGGTTACTTTCAAATTACTGCTAGCTATATCTACAATTCATCATTGGCATATATTACAATTAGACATTAACAATGCATTTTTAAATGGGGACCTCAATGAAGAGGTCTATATGAGCTTGCCTAAAGGTCTAACTGTGCCTAATTCTTCTAATACAGGTAATACTTTGGTATGCAAGTTGCACAAGTCCATATATGGACTCAAACAGTCGTCGAGGCAATGGTACAAAACACTCACAGATGCTCTCATACAAGAAGGTTTCCAGCAGTACCAAGCTGACTATACGCTGTTCACAAGAGGTATCAATGACACCTTCATAGCTCTACtcgtgtacgtggacgacattaTCATCACAGGGCCCAACATCTCAGTTCTACACAAATTACAAGATGCCCTGCACAAAAGATTCAAGCTCAAGACCCTTGGAGACCTCAAATACTTTCTTGGATTTGAGATAGCCAGAACAAAGGAGACTCTGTTTTTGTCACAACGTAAGTATGTACTTCAACTCCTTGAAGACACGGGATACATGGGAAGTAAACCAAGCAAGACTCCAATGGATCCGAGGTTGAAACTTGACAATGAACAAGGCGAAATCTTAGCTAATCCTTCTCACTATCGTCAATTAATTGGTCGTCTTCTCTACCTCACCTTGTCTCGACCTGACATTACCTTCGCTGTCAACTGTCTCAGCCAGTTTATGTCATGTCCTCGCACCACTCATCTTCAGGCCATTCACCATCTCCTCAGATATTTGAAAGGTAGTCCCGGCGAGGGACTTCTCTATTCTTCTTCCTCAACCATGCATCTTCGTGGATTCTTTGACTCGGACTGGGCTTCTTGCCCAACAACAAGACGATCCACAACCGGTTTCTGTGTATTTCTAGGCGATTCCCTTATCTCCTGGAGAACAAAGAAACAGCCTACTGTATCCAAAAGTTCCGCAGAAGCAGAATACCGTGCTTTAGCTGCCACTACTAGTGAAATTACTTGGCTGAGATATCTTCTTCGAGACTTTCACTTTCCTCACTCCAATCCTTCCTTTATTTATTGTGATAACCAGTCGGCAATACACATTGCAAATAATCCTACCTTTCACGAACGGACGAAGCACATTGAATTTTACTGTCATTTTATCAGAGACAAAGTCAAGGATTCAACTATACGCCTTATTCCGATTTCCAGCTCTCTTCAATTGGCAGATGCCTTCACTAAACCACTTTCATTCCCTGTGTTATCATCACACATATCCAAGATGTCCGTTTTCAACATCTACGCTCCATCTTGAGGAGGGGGCATTAGGAAAATATATTTATTGCATTTTAGTTACATTAGTTACAACTGATTGTATtgtatttttcctttctttctgctTTTCTGTTTTTAGTTTATTACCGTTTTTTTGTCTTTTAGTAAATTGGCTTTAACCAATTCGGTTAAACCAGTCTTGGTGCTTAACACAGATTAGCTTATAAATAGGTTTGTAATGATCAAGTTTATTCAATAACAATTAGTAAGAAATTCATTCAATCTCTGTTTCACAATacaatgtgatttttttttttttaaattatcaaaAGAAGATAGAAGaatatatgaaaaaatatattttgaaattagaaatatatatttatatgaagaaATCATtgaaaattaagaaaatataaatgAGATACAAGATAAGAGTGAATTTAATATatttgtagatttcgagatatCATTTTGTACATGATTGTTATAGCtagaaaattagtatttttatgtAATCTTTTTATTATCTAATCAattttttcatttgtttcatACAACAATATGGATTGTTTCAAATGTTTGAAAAAATAATAGGTCAGCAATAATTGAAATAATTCTTAAATGCAATAAAGTTATTTCTTCAATTAGGTAagcaataattatataaaaaaaaaattacttctgAATATGAGGCATTTGTCTAACCCTTAAGTCGGCTCTACTAATTAGTTAAGCCAACGAATCTGCATAACACTAAACTATAAATCTCCTATAGTACATAACTTTGTACTTATAACTACATTCAATTTTTGAGTATAATCTTTTAAAGGCAAGAACAAGTAAACCATTTGTTCAACTACTTAGCAACAGGAATGACTATATGTGCCAGCTTCTAGCGATCCAAAACTCCCACCAACCATTTTTTTAGAGCAACAAATCAAAACAAAATGCTAGAATATTGCGTGGACAACAATAAAAACCCAAAACAGATAATATATTATGAAAACATAAAACTACACCTTTTCTTTTCCAAtaaaaaactacaaaaaaaataTGACATTATCCAACTAAAGAAATACAATATAATGGAGTAATGTCCAAATGTTCGCATAGTAGTTTATGTAAGTGCATGCAAGTAAGAAGTTGATCAACAACACACCTACCTTACCTTTCATGACTTTAAAGTCCATTCTTCACGTTCTATTCCCTAGCTATATATACGTATTAGCAATTAGATTTTTATACACAAACaagttttctcttcttctcaaTTTGAAGTATATCTTCTTCGTATCACACAATAATTTTTTCAGCTTTGATCAACATTAACATGGCTTATCAACGCCTCCCAAACTTCATGTTACCACTTCTGGCTCTTACATTTTCTTTCTGTATCAGTAGCATAATGGTTGCCGAAGCGTCACGCCAGTTGTTAGAGACCACTCCTAGCTTTCCCAAGGTACCTGAGATTCCGAAGCCCGAGCTGCCCAAGTTGCCCGAGCTGCCAAAGTTTGAAATTCCTAAAGTTCCTGAACTACCAAAGCCCGAAGCCCCTAAATTGCCTGAGGTGCCTCATGAGTTGCCAAAGCCTGAAATTCCTAAGGTTCCTGAAGTTCCAAAACCCGAAGCCCCAAAGTTGCCTGAGCTGCCAAAGCCCGAAATTCCGAAGGTTCCTGAAGTGCCAAAGCCTGAACTCCCTAAGGTTCCTGTACTACCAAAGCCTGAAGTCCCTAAGTTGCATGAACTCAGCCATGATGATGCCCCCAAGGTACCCGAATTGCCAAAATTTGAAGTTCCTAAGTTTCCTGAACTGCCAAAACTTGAAGCTCCTAAGATGCCTGAGTTGCCTAAATTTGAATTTCCTAAGCTTGAGATTCCAAAA
The Humulus lupulus chromosome 6, drHumLupu1.1, whole genome shotgun sequence DNA segment above includes these coding regions:
- the LOC133781931 gene encoding protein PELPK1-like, whose product is MAYQRLPNFMLPLLALTFSFCISSIMVAEASRQLLETTPSFPKVPEIPKPELPKLPELPKFEIPKVPELPKPEAPKLPEVPHELPKPEIPKVPEVPKPEAPKLPELPKPEIPKVPEVPKPELPKVPVLPKPEVPKLHELSHDDAPKVPELPKFEVPKFPELPKLEAPKMPELPKFEFPKLEIPKLPELPHELPKPTLPTIPDTAPHTSKP